From the Lathyrus oleraceus cultivar Zhongwan6 chromosome 3, CAAS_Psat_ZW6_1.0, whole genome shotgun sequence genome, the window agtaattaagaaaaatggcaaactaagggtatgtattgattttcgagacttaaactcggctaccccaaaggatgaatatcctatgccagtggcagaaatgctcatagattctgcagccggccatgagtacttaagcatgttagacggatactctggctataaccaaatttttatcgctgaagaagacgttcctaaaacggctttccgttgtcctggagccataggaacgtacgaatgggtagtaatgccttttggtttaaagaacgctggagcgacttaccaacgtgccatgaattccatctttcatgatttcatcgaaactttcatgcaagtgtatattgatgacattgtgattaagtctgtttcaggaaaaaatcatatagatcatcttcgacaatcctttgaaaggatgaggaagtttggtttgaaaatgaacccacttaaatgtgcttttggtgtgcaggcgggtgatttcttaggctttgtggtccataagaaggggatcgaaataaacgaaaataaagccaaggccataatggaagcgaaagcgccatcaaccaaaaagggttgcagtctctgctagggaaaatcaattttctcagaagattcatctccaacctcagtgggaagacacaagctttctctcctctacttcgactaaagaaagaagacttcgcatgggggcaagaacagcaagcggctttcgacaaaatcaaggagtacctggctaatcccccaatcctgatgtctccttgcagaaaaagaaatatgagattgtacatttcggcatcagacaaaacattaggaagtatgttgtgtcaagaagatgagaatggcgtcgaaagggccatttattatctcagtagagtcctgaacgatgccgaaactagatatagcattatagaaaagttatgcctgtgtgtatatttctcttgtattAAACTAAAGCATTACATAAAACCTGTCGATGTatatatttcttcccatttcgacgtaataaaatatatgttatctaaatctattttgcatagtcgaattggaaagtgggctttagctttaacagaatactctttgaaatatctgcctttaaaagcagtgaaaggacaagtggtcgctgatttTATAGCGGACCACTCTATAAACGAAGACGTAGAATACGTCGAACTGGAACCTTGGAAACTGtacttcgacggttccagtcataaaaacggaactggcgttgggatgttgattatttctcctgaaaaaattccaacaaaattcaagtacaaagttgaaagtctgtgttcaaataatgaagcagaatacgaagctttgatcgccggacttgaaatcttgttgaaattgggggcaacaagagtcgaaataatgggtgattccgaactggtaataaagcagttgacgaaagagtataagtgcgtgaaagaaaatttgatcatgtactttgtaatagccaatagacttctcaaggcGTTCGACAATGTCGTCTTCAGACACATTCCTAggttggagaatcaagaagcgaatgatcttgctcaactagcgtccggatacaaggtgtcgaaggaaaagttagaagaagccatcgaaGTCAGAAGAGGAGTCGTATCCACTAGGTTATCCCCATCAGATctagagtcaataagattaggatacggtgacgaagaaaacttcgagatattcaacatagatgattcaggaataacagactggagaaagcctgtcaaagattatctacaagacccaaatcagaaagcagaaagaaaggtaaaatacagagctttgagttacgtacttttgggaaatgaattgttcaaaaagactgcagaaggagtttTGTTGAAATGCCTGAGTGAGGACGAAGCCTACGTAGCCTTGTCGAatgtacacagtggagcgtgtggcgcgcaccaagcaggtcacaaaatgaagtggcttttatttcgacaaggaatgtattggccaacaatgctgaaagattgtgtcgaattcgcaaaaggttgtcaggaatgtcaagtacatgcatGCATACCTCACgtccctgcaagtgagttgcactcaattataaaaccttggccattcagaggatgggcgttggacttgatcggggagattcgaccagcttcctcaaaagggcaaaggtacattttggttgggatagactatttcacaaaatggaccgaagccataccattggcgaatgtggatcaagaagcagtcatagactttatccaaaaatacataatctacagatttgggatacctgagacaataacaacagatcaaggatctgtgttcaccggtaaaaacatgcagaagtttgcacaagaaacaggttttaagctccttacttcgacaccttactacgctcaagcaaatgggcaggttgaagcagccaacaaggtagtgataaacttgattaagaagcatgtggggaaaaaacctagaaattggcataagactttggatcaagccttgtgggcttgtcgaacgtcccccaaagaggcaacgaattcgactccattcaagttgacttacggacatgatgcagttttgccagtcgaaatatatctgcagtcagttagagtgcaaaggcatcatgaaatctcatcagatacatattggagtatgatgatggacgaactagttgacttagacgaagaaaggctgcgcgcgctagacctaataagaagacaaaagaGGAGAGTCGAAAGATTTTACAACAAGAGAGTGAGATCCAAAACCTTCTTAATAAGTGATCTTgtgtggaaagtaatccttcctatggatcgaaaagataaattaatgggaaagtggtctcctaaatgggaaggacctttccaggTTTTGAGAACATTCTCAAACGGCGCGTATGAAAtagaagaaatagagaaggataagagaatcctaagaataaatggcaagtatttgaaaaaatataagcctatattgcaggaagtaaaaatagtaacagaataagtgcaaaacataattgtgataagatgggccaaataaaaaatggcattcaaaagttattacaaagaaagcctcaaagggctgagagttgctaaataaattcgactaaaaattaaaattggcaaaagtatccttcaaagtggcaaacttctgcctctggagttggagtcgatgatcacaaagacttttgtgagtagagagagtctcaatctcctgactaagttgatgggctttctctgcatgtcgaatacccaccctcaattcttcgtcaatctcgctctgTTTGGGTTGCTGAATGGATGCCTTACGTTTCTCCTCTTGAgagatcttttcttgaagtgCTGCTATCTGTGTTTTCCATTTTTGAATATTGTCATTGCAAGCAGCAACTTCTTCGACATACGTTTCAGAAagcttttgcaattttgaaactttgtcagtcgaagtcgaaacggcatcccattcagcagtttgagtttcagaCTTGGAGGAGATTTGAGCGGTAAGATCCCTTTGACGATGGAGATCCGCAGTGGCCAAGTCAATGAGAGTCATCAACTCCATCACAAAACTCCCAATCTCAACagaagtttccaaaacattcacTTGCTTCAAGAGTTTCTTAAGACTAATTTGAGCAAGGGAATTCTCTTCCAAGACTTTAAACAAatcgacatcaaggattttcgttttGATCTTGGTCAGGAGGCtgccaagtgatggtgcttcagaagttgcCCCAGAAGTGGTCGAACTACTCTGAGAAGAATCCTGGAAATTGAAACGGGTGCTAAGCATGGCTTTCAGATACTCCAAAGGTCTttgcactttgagattttcaagctcctcacgagagaaactggtcgaaccagttgatttgctACTCCCTTGGACCCGGTCAGGAGCAGGTGGAGTGTTTCGCGTCGAAGTATGCTCGACCTCTGTTCGTTTCGACTGGTTGTCCCCATCTCTGGCAGCTCCATCTTCAGGAGTATCTTCGACCACAACCTCCATTTCAATATCATCACCCTGAGGTGCAACATgtaatcctggatgaggaggagattcgTCTTCAGAGGCTTCACCCACTGTGGTGTCGAACTCTCCTACGGTTTGCATATCATGGTCACTTGTGGAGACATCTTCCTCTGGGGCTATttcctccagaattttctcaggcGTTCTTTCGACAACCACTTGTTCCTAAAAATAAATTCTAAGATTTAGAAGAAAAGATGTAGGAAAAGTGAACATATGCtgtcaaaataaaaaaaaaattaccTCAGGAATTTCAGTATTAAAGCCAGATTCCCCACGCCCCGTATCTGTCGACTGAGGTTTAGCAGGAGGAGTGCTGGCAGAATCCTTCCTGATTGGGTTAACGATGGATCTTTGGGAAGAAACCTTTGTGAGTTTCTTTTTCTTCTGAGGGGGAGGGATTAACTCCGGAGATTCGTCACCAGACTCTTCATTAGGGACTTTAtcctcttctttctcctcttcattctttttcttttggaTTGTTGGGGGTTTTCGGCTTACCTAGTCATACAGGCCAAAGCCAGTTAGTTCCAAATAATGGAAGGAAAATAATAAGAAGAGAAAAAAGTTTTGCACCTTTGTCGAAGGTTTTTTAGCAGTACTGGGCGACGCTTCGACAGCGGCTTTCTTAGCAGGGATCttcacggctaaggaaagaaatAAAATTCAGAAACAAATATAAGAGATACATGATAAGACGGTTAGAATAATAGAAagaaaaatcatatttttctgtgaacaccttcaagaatggtatcttccacgcgaacgtgttctattccaatatgaaggtgttctggatattcgcccagatgatacttagtcggaaccacacgctcagcaggtttttgatacttttgacgaagaattttcataaaatccccacaaaggaaccagtctggaagtggaaaaccaaacgccaccccaaagtcagcagttggcaaaggagggaactttggtggatgacaattgaaagcaaggtcatagcgcgcctctggtgaaagattggaaggcaatgacagtttttTAAACTTCTCTGTCAATTTGCGT encodes:
- the LOC127125988 gene encoding uncharacterized protein LOC127125988 isoform X1, producing MSPCRKRNMRLYISASDKTLGSMLCQEDENGVERAIYYLSRVLNDAETRYSIIEKLCLCVYFSCIKLKHYIKPVDVYISSHFDVIKYMLSKSILHSRIGKWALALTEYSLKYLPLKAVKGQVVADFIADHSINEDVEYVELEPWKLYFDGSSHKNGTGVGMLIISPEKIPTKFKYKVESLCSNNEAEYEALIAGLEILLKLGATRVEIMGDSELVIKQLTKEYKCVKENLIMYFVIANRLLKAFDNVVFRHIPRLENQEANDLAQLASGYKVSKEKLEEAIEVRRGVVSTRLSPSDLESIRLGYGDEENFEIFNIDDSGITDWRKPVKDYLQDPNQKAERKVKYRALSYVLLGNELFKKTAEGVLLKCLSEDEAYVALSNVHSGACGAHQAGHKMKWLLFRQGMYWPTMLKDCVEFAKGCQECQVHACIPHVPASELHSIIKPWPFRGWALDLIGEIRPASSKGQRYILVGIDYFTKWTEAIPLANVDQEAVIDFIQKYIIYRFGIPETITTDQGSVFTGKNMQKFAQETGFKLLTSTPYYAQANGQVEAANKVVINLIKKHVGKKPRNWHKTLDQALWACRTSPKEATNSTPFKLTYGHDAVLPVEIYLQSVRVQRHHEISSDTYWSMMMDELVDLDEERLRALDLIRRQKRRVERFYNKRVRSKTFLISDLVWKVILPMDRKDKLMGKWSPKWEGPFQVLRTFSNGAYEIEEIEKDKRILRINGKYLKKYKPILQEVKIVTE